The Apium graveolens cultivar Ventura chromosome 6, ASM990537v1, whole genome shotgun sequence genome contains a region encoding:
- the LOC141665842 gene encoding uncharacterized protein LOC141665842 encodes MLLSISEKKTAKDGWEAIRLMCQGADRVKKARIQTLKAEFEILCMEESEQLETFYMKLNGIVSTIRALGEEMNETYVVKKLLRAVPSRFLQIASTIEQFGDLEKMSVKEAIGSLQAHEERVKCKTETGEGKLLLTEEEESKRERGEEKLLLTREEWIKKANKDSTEGSKGRGMRGYQNTGRDRSIVRCFNCKVLGHYTAECKRPQREKSQ; translated from the coding sequence ATGCTTCTGTCAATCTCAGAGAAGAAAACGGCCAAAGATGGCTGGGAAGCCATTAGACTAATGTGTCAGGGAGCTGACAGAGTGAAGAAAGCTAGGATACAGACGTTGAAAGCGGAATTTGAGATACTCTGTATGGAGGAAAGTGAGCAGCTAGAAACTTTCTACATGAAATTGAATGGGATTGTGTCTACCATTCGAGCTCTGGGCGAGGAGATGAATGAAACATATGTGGTTAAGAAATTACTCCGTGCTGTTCCGTCAAGATTTCTCCAAATAGCTTCAACAATTGAGCAGTTTGGAGACCTTGAGAAGATGTCAGTTAAGGAGGCTATTGGGTCATTACAAGCACATGAGGAAAGGGTGAAATGTAAAACGGAGACTGGTGAAGGTAAGCTGTTGTTGACAGAGGAGGAGGAGTCTAAGAGAGAAAGGGGCGAGGAAAAACTCCTGCTTACACGTGAGGAGTGGATAAAGAAAGCCAACAAGGACTCCACCGAAGGAAGCAAAGGGCGTGGTATGCGAGGTTATCAGAATACTGGTCGTGATAGGAGCATTGTGAGGTGTTTTAATTGTAAAGTGCTGGGCCATTACACAGCTGAGTGCAAGCGACCTCAACGGGAGAAAAGTCAATGA